In the Hordeum vulgare subsp. vulgare chromosome 7H, MorexV3_pseudomolecules_assembly, whole genome shotgun sequence genome, one interval contains:
- the LOC123412787 gene encoding uncharacterized protein LOC123412787, translating into MEPWLPVLRHLLATSAPSAAAFSSSNSSPCSLPPAAGLLRLLLSPVPTLPASEPTPVLFQTLPPLLQSQALSFLSSSASLLDPLQLRSLASRVLSAPPGRCDEFWVRRGAHHLLDGLPDKDVPHVPWEFNDEFHEPPPWLKGEAARTQPALPWLPLDCRSMMPGGVHASEDGLSEVRLESLGLEQDGCPLMQEVGCAPSPPASPLENSVVHRALALKKEIGMAESVLGAQQAANNLHDLCLESGNAEAVLSLVQPWEADDDIVRVLLSNLVLEEDGMHGKGPALVLCSLALPKLLDLQRAASSGLLSAALDICKSYPAAALEAVLFPLVLRKQGLNAPQCDVLTRIVKDCMHPLHVTAFCHRLLSGEEGERKPVCMPQHRENIGRDLVWTESLFALFYNILSQDICLTPSTIEKLVSMIHDMAIKFPKSLKFGNLFLCFVSKCWHECKIHRVLLERAAETTNTFLTKAILVKLRPVN; encoded by the coding sequence ATGGAGCCGTGGCTGCCGGTGCTCCGCCACCTGCTCGCCACctccgcccccagcgccgccgccttcTCGTCGTCGAACAGCAGCCCCTGCTCTCTTCCTCCGGCCGCGGGCCTCCTACGGCTCCTCCTCTCCCCGGTGCCCACGCTCCCCGCCTCAGAGCCCACGCCTGTCCTCTTCCAGACCCTCCCGCCCTTGCTTCAGTCCCAGGCGCTCTCCTTCctgtcctcctccgcctccctccTCGACCCGCTCCAGCTCCGCTCACTCGCCTCCCGGGTCCTTTCTGCCCCGCCCGGCCGGTGTGATGAATTCTGGGTCCGCCGGGGCGCCCACCACCTGCTCGACGGATTGCCTGACAAAGACGTTCCTCATGTCCCCTGGGAGTTTAACGACGAGTTCCACGAGCCGCCGCCGTGGCTTAAAGGAGAGGCGGCACGGACACAGCCTGCCCTTCCGTGGCTGCCTCTCGATTGCCGGAGCATGATGCCGGGTGGGGTCCATGCCAGTGAGGATGGTTTGTCCGAAGTTCGGTTGGAGTCTCTGGGGTTGGAGCAAGACGGGTGTCCGTTAATGCAGGAAGTTGGGTGTGCACCATCTCCTCCGGCTTCTCCACTAGAGAATTCAGTCGTTCATAGGGCTCTAGCTCTGAAGAAGGAGATTGGGATGGCAGAGTCGGTTCTGGGAGCTCAGCAGGCGGCGAACAACTTGCATGATCTTTGCCTTGAATCCGGGAATGCTGAGGCGGTACTTAGCTTAGTACAGCCATGGGAAGCTGATGATGACATTGTGAGGGTTCTGCTTTCAAATTTGGTACTCGAGGAAGATGGGATGCATGGCAAAGGCCCGGCACTTGTGCTGTGTTCTCTTGCCCTACCGAAGTTACTTGACCTTCAAAGAGCAGCTTCATCTGGTCTTCTTTCTGCTGCACTGGATATCTGTAAAAGCTACCCAGCTGCTGCACTGGAGGCTGTCCTCTTCCCACTAGTTCTTAGAAAACAAGGCCTGAATGCTCCTCAGTGCGATGTGCTCACACGGATTGTCAAGGATTGTATGCATCCTTTGCATGTCACCGCCTTCTGTCATAGGTTGCTTTCAGGGGAGGAGGGAGAACGGAAACCGGTCTGTATGCCTCAGCATCGGGAAAATATTGGCCGCGATTTGGTCTGGACAGAATCTCTCTTTGCACTATTCTACAACATTCTCAGTCAAGACATTTGCCTAACACCAAGCACCATCGAGAAGCTAGTGTCCATGATTCATGATATGGCAATAAAGTTTCCAAAGTCGCTTAAATTTGGCAACTTATTTCTGTGCTTCGTCTCCAAGTGTTGGCATGAATGTAAGATTCACAGGGTTTTACTTGAGAGAGCTGCTGAGACAACCAACACTTTCTTGACTAAAGCTATATTGGTCAAACTGCGGCCTGTTAATTGA
- the LOC123412784 gene encoding 1-aminocyclopropane-1-carboxylate oxidase 1, with the protein MEIPVIKMDGLHGEKRSETLSLLHDACAQWGFFWLENHGINDDLMDKTKELVNKYYEQDMEKNFYSSEIAKTLGPAKFTSNVDWECSFMYHHQPKSNIHDIPELLRSTVPEYAEEVVKLAEQLAEVMSENLGLDKDYLKKAFTTPTIGIKVAKYPRCSHPEVVMGLRGHTDAGGIILLFQDDLVPGLQFMKDGRWISIPPTRGNRIFVNLGDQIEVISNGIYKSICHQVLPNQNGSRLSIATFYNPGADAIIFPAPNLTYPSQYRFKDYLNFYSATKFTDKVSRFQTTKMVFK; encoded by the exons ATGGAAATTCCAGTGATAAAGATGGATGGGCTACATGGCGAGAAGAGATCAGAGACGCTTTCGCTTCTCCATGATGCCTGTGCACAATGGGGATTCTTTTGG CTGGAGAATCATGGAATCAATGATGACCTGATGGACAAAACCAAGGAACTGGTGAATAAATACTATGAGCAAGACATGGAGAAGAACTTCTACAGCTCTGAGATAGCAAAAACCCTTGGTCCTGCCAAATTCACCTCAAATGTTGACTGGGAGTGCAGcttcatgtatcatcatcagccaaAATCAAACATTCATGACATTCCAGAGCTGCTTCG TAGCACAGTTCCTGAATATGCTGAAGAAGTAGTCAAGTTGGCCGAGCAGTTAGCAGAAGTCATGAGTGAAAATCTTGGGCTGGACAAGGATTACTTGAAGAAAGCTTTCACTACGCCTACCATAGGCATAAAAGTCGCAAAATACCCCAGGTGTAGTCATCCAGAAGTAGTGATGGGACTCCGTGGACACACTGATGCTGGGGGAATAATACTTCTATTTCAAGATGACTTGGTCCCAGGTTTGCAGTTCATGAAAGATGGTAGGTGGATCTCAATACCACCAACAAGAGGAAATAGAATTTTCGTAAACCTTGGAGATCAGATTGAAGTGATAAGCAATGGAATATATAAGAGCATTTGCCATCAGGTACTTCCAAATCAGAACGGGAGCCGCCTATCTATTGCGACATTCTATAACCCAGGTGCAGATGCTATAATTTTCCCAGCTCCAAATCTCACATATCCTAGCCAATATCGTTTCAAAGACTACCTTAATTTCTATTCCGCTACCAAGTTCACAGACAAAGTATCAAGGTTCCAAACTACAAAGATGGTATTCAAATGA